The Micropterus dolomieu isolate WLL.071019.BEF.003 ecotype Adirondacks linkage group LG20, ASM2129224v1, whole genome shotgun sequence genome has a segment encoding these proteins:
- the nfat5b gene encoding nuclear factor of activated T-cells 5 isoform X4 translates to MPSDFISLFSGDLDLNAPRSLYSKESAYDLLPRELQLPSSTQQNPKAMSQKSGGEAGPPPSADLASDAMSSSMTMEGPRSAFPTSSSSGIHSSTSASDQNQVHSNNVDQEDTRNSRVVPEAVGAERGNSNGSSGGNCRGSSELGGGRGATSQDAQSHHQMTPSKRRTVLNISPPPQDLLDDSRMSCQDEASLDSEQSSSMWMDDSLSNFSITSAVSYNDNTEVPRKSRKRTPRQRPGPRSVPAEEASMDVFDADSAKGPHFVLSQLGPDNKTGPKGSSDDHQTAKQKVGTLSMQYPQKSEGKELKILVQPETQHRARYLTEGSRGSVKDRTQQGFPTVKLEGVNEPVVLQVFVGNDTGRVKPHGFYQACRVTGRNTTACKEVDIDGTTVIEVSLDPSTSMTLAVDCVGILKLRNADVEARIGVAGSKKKSTRARLVFRVNIPRPDGSVLTLQTPSSSILCTQPAGVPEILKKSLHSCSVRGGEEVFIIGKNFLKDTKVIFHENVSDEKSWKAEAEIDMELFHQNHLIVKVPPYQNQSITSSVCVGIYVVTNAGRSHDVQPFTYTSDSAKNDVPVKKETPSSVKTCSFDEQIKVKREDVTPMEVTSNLQSSGVFKTGDMCSAQQNPDMTVGHLNKNRPFPNNLSQPAGDPDKGQAPVFTNTEPLSTIQKQDIAPTSSFSVPADSLLQQGSQQFLLEPREGLGQERPGSGPGAVGRLCGEPAPQQQQLPLFPQDEVIQLEEAVRQLKAKGFCNLPLQSDNSMAKQQQQHIQHQQQIQKQQIQQQHQQIQQQQQLQHQQVLENLQQQLFQSQIQLQCGMFQDASQGKNAEQQGSSQGAVQNQGSLFQQAQQQQQQQQQQQQQHQQQQQQQQQQQQQQQAALFQQASDLLSIQTNFLQQTPSHPSSPMFHNPSSLAETQDPQGGLFQKVSQEQVQAALFQNTMTVLQSPDQQPSTPGLFLPQTSLPSQLTTSSAQQQQQQQQQQQQQQQQQQQQLAFLSALQTPAPEPQSVFQAQTQLSPIQQRSPMEQQQPSQPQPHTQPAQQPSLFQNISPHPSANALSPGQQQQQQAGLLFCSNPLSAPDQASSLLFSSQGQMPPLTSSSLVSQETQNPSLLFSQASMVTVNQQDRSEPMALGNPTDPRQQVMFQEQQPMQLGSSSNNRQEQPVGLFMPQSNMASLQGGLAAQELAQSAMFASQNGVANLQTTTSSPVQQPGTLFQTAVSGSINQPSQPQQPGLFIFGIQNECGQLMTSPGNTLSDQIIAISQSGQNQRESDAHIQSLLSQSLSQSGSVQNSMSASQNMEKIDDLLVSLQESGSNLTRSY, encoded by the exons ATGCCCTCTGACTTTATCTCCCTTTTCAGCGGGGACCTCGACCTGAATGCTCCCAGATCCTTGTACTCAAAAG AATCGGCGTATGACCTTCTTCCCAGAGAGCTACAGTTACCTTCTTCCACTCAGCAGAACCCAAAAGCCATGAGTCAAAAGAGCGGCGGAGAGGCAGGGCCTCCCCCTTCAGCTGATCTAGCATCAG ATGCCATGTCCTCTTCTATGACCATGGAAGGCCCCCGCAGTGCTTTTCCCACCTCTTCCAGCTCCGGCATCCATTCCAGTACTTCCGCCAGTGACCAGAACCAAGTTCACAGCAACAATGTTGACCAAGAGGACACCAGGAATAGCAGAGTGGTACCAGAGGCTGTCGGAGCAGAACGTGGGAATAGTAACGGCAGCAGTGGCGGTAACTGCAGGGGTAGCAGCGAGttgggaggaggaagaggcgcAACATCCCAGGACGCCCAGTCACATCACCAGATGACCCCATCTAAGCGACGCACCGTATTGAACATCTCTCCACCTCCACAAGACCTGCTTGATGATAGCCGTATGTCTTGCCAGGATGAAGCCTCCCTGGACTCCGAGCAGAGTAGCAGTATGTGGATGGATGACTCTCTCTCCAACTTCAGTATCACAAGCGCTGTGTCTTACAATGACAACACAGAGGTGCCACGGAAGTCCCGCAAACGGACCCCTCGCCAGAGGCCTGGTCCTAGGTCTGTGCCTGCAGAGGAAGCCAGCATGGACGTGTTTGATGCAGACAGTGCCAAAGGTCCACACTTTGTCTTGTCACAGCTCGGCCCTGACAACAAGACTGGACCAAAAGGAAG CTCTGATGATCATCAGACAGCTAAACAGAAAGTAGGAACCCTTTCAATGCAATACCCACAGAAGAGTGAGGGGAAGGAGCTGAAGATCCTCGTCCAGCCTGAGACTCAGCACAGAGCCCGCTATCTGACTGAAGGCAGCAGAGGATCAGTGAAGGACCGCACTCAGCAGGGCTTCCCTACCGTAAag CTGGAGGGAGTGAATGAGCCAGtggttttgcaggtgtttgtggGAAACGATACTGGCCGTGTGAAGCCTCATGGATTTTACCAAGCTTGCAGGGTGACCGGCCGCAACACTACAGCCTGCAAAGAGGTGGACATTGATGGCACAACCGTCATCGAGGTGTCCCTTGATCCAAGCACCAGCATGACACTAGC GGTTGACTGTGTTGGAATCTTAAAGCTCCGTAATGCCGACGTCGAGGCTCGCATTGGTGTGGCAGGGtcgaagaagaagagcacacgGGCTCGGCTGGTGTTTCGGGTCAACATCCCCCGTCCAGATGGTTCAGTGCTCACATTACAGACTCCCTCTTCTTCAATCCTGTGCA CTCAGCCTGCAGGAGTGCCTGAAATCCTGAAGAAGTCACTTCACAGTTGCTCAgtgaggggaggagaagaggtCTTTATTATTGGCAAAAACTTTCTTAAAGACACCAAAGTCATATTCCACGAGAATGTTTCTG ATGAGAAGTCGTGGAAAGCAGAGGCTGAAATTGACATGGAGCTGTTTCACCAG AATCACTTGATAGTGAAGGTTCCTCCATACCAGAACCAATCCATCACctcttcagtgtgtgtgggaATCTATGTGGTGACGAATGCTGGGAGATCTCATGATGTTCAGCCTTTCACCTACACTTCAGATTCAG CAAAAAATGATGTTCCTGTGAAGAAAGAGACGCCCTCGTCTGTGAAGACTTGTTCATTTGATGAACAAATTAAAG TGAAGAGAGAAGATGTCACTCCAATGGAGGTCACCAGCAACCTCCAATCCTCTGGTGTATTTAAG ACTGGTGACATGTGTTCAGCCCAGCAGAACCCAGACATGACTGTAGGCCatctaaataaaaatagacCATTCCCCAACAACCTGTCTCAGCCTGCAGGCGACCCTGACAAAGGCCAGGCTCCTGTTTTTACCAACACAGAGCCCTTAAGCACAATCCAGAAGCAGGACATTGCACCCACCAGCTCGTTCTCTGTGCCCGCTGACTCCCTGCTCCAGCAAGGCTCACAGCAGTTCCTCCTGGAGCCCAGAGAGGGCCTCGGGCAGGAGAGGCCCGGCAGCGGCCCCGGAGCGGTGGGGAGGCTGTGTGGAGAACCAGCacctcaacagcagcagctgccacTGTTCCCCCAAGACGAGGTGATCCAGCTGGAGGAGGCAGTGAGGCAACTTAAAGCCAAAGGGTTCTGTAACTTACCACTTCAGTCTGACAACTCAATGgccaaacagcagcaacaacacatcCAGCACCAACAACAGATCCAGAAACAGCAAATTCAGCAGCAACATCAACAAAttcagcaacagcaacagcttcaacatcagcagGTTTTGGAgaatttacagcagcagcttttTCAGTCACAGATTCAGTTGCAGTGTGGCATGTTTCAGGATGCCTCTCAGGGCAAGAATGCAGAACAGCAGGGCTCATCACAAGGAGCGGTGCAAAACCAGGGGAGTCTTTTCCAACaggcccaacagcagcaacagcagcagcagcagcagcagcagcaacaccagcagcagcagcagcagcagcaacagcagcaacagcagcaacaagcagCTCTCTTTCAGCAGGCGAGTGACCTGCTCTCTATTCAGACCAACTTCCTCCAGCAGACACCCTCACACCCTTCATCACCCATGTTCCACAATCCCAGTTCTTTGGCTGAAACACAAGATCCACAGGGGGGCTTGTTTCAGAAAGTCTCTCAGGAGCAGGTCCAGGCTGCTCTCTTCCAAAACACCATGACAGTACTACAGTCTCCAGACCAGCAGCCTTCAACCCCCGGACTTTTCCTCCCTCAGACGTCCCTGCCCTCTCAGCTTACAACCAGTAGTGctcagcaacagcagcaacaacagcagcagcagcagcagcagcagcagcagcagcagcagcagctggccTTCCTCAGTGCTCTACAAACTCCTGCCCCTGAACCACAATCAGTATTTCAGGCTCAGACCCAGCTCTCCCCCATCCAGCAGCGAAGCCCaatggagcagcagcagccctcCCAACCTCAGCCCCACACACAGCCGGCCCAGCAGCCTTCCCTGTTCCAGAACATCTCCCCACATCCATCTGCAAACGCACTCTCTCCAggccaacagcagcaacagcaagcTGGCCTGCTGTTCTGCAGCAACCCCCTGTCCGCTCCGGACCAGGCCTCCAGCCTCCTATTCAGCAGCCAGGGTCAGATGCCACCACTGACCAGCAGCAGTCTAGTTTCCCAAGAGACCCAAAACCCCTCTCTGCTCTTTTCCCAAGCCAGCATGGTGACAGTAAACCAGCAGGATCGCTCTGAGCCCATGGCCTTAGGGAACCCCACCGATCCACGACAGCAAGTCATGTTTCAGGAGCAACAGCCGATGCAGCTGGGAAGCAGCTCAAACAACCGTCAGGAGCAACCTGTGGGCCTCTTTATGCCTCAATCTAACATGGCCTCACTGCAGGGGGGACTGGCTGCTCAGGAGCTGGCACAGTCAGCCATGTTTGCTTCACAGAACGGCGTGGCAAACCTCCAGACGACCACCTCCTCCCCTGTTCAACAGCCAGGGACTCTGTTTCAGACCGCTGTCAGTGGGAGCATCAATCAGCCCAGCCAGCCACAACAACCTGGCCTCTTCATTTTTGGGATTCAGAACG AATGCGGCCAGCTAATGACCAGTCCTGGAAACACACTGTCGGATCAGATTATAGCTATCAGCCAGTCTGGTCAGAACCAAAGAGAGAGTGATGCACACATCCAGTCCCTGCTCAGCCAGTCCCTGTCTCAGTCTGGGTCTGTGCAGAACAGCATGAGTGCCTCTCAGAACATGGAGAAGATCGACGACTTGCTGGTCAGCCTGCAGGAGTCGGGCAGCAACTTAACTCGTTCATACTAA
- the nfat5b gene encoding nuclear factor of activated T-cells 5 isoform X2 encodes MPSDFISLFSGDLDLNAPRSLYSKESAYDLLPRELQLPSSTQQNPKAMSQKSGGEAGPPPSADLASDAMSSSMTMEGPRSAFPTSSSSGIHSSTSASDQNQVHSNNVDQEDTRNSRVVPEAVGAERGNSNGSSGGNCRGSSELGGGRGATSQDAQSHHQMTPSKRRTVLNISPPPQDLLDDSRMSCQDEASLDSEQSSSMWMDDSLSNFSITSAVSYNDNTEVPRKSRKRTPRQRPGPRSVPAEEASMDVFDADSAKGPHFVLSQLGPDNKTGPKGSSDDHQTAKQKVGTLSMQYPQKSEGKELKILVQPETQHRARYLTEGSRGSVKDRTQQGFPTVKLEGVNEPVVLQVFVGNDTGRVKPHGFYQACRVTGRNTTACKEVDIDGTTVIEVSLDPSTSMTLAVDCVGILKLRNADVEARIGVAGSKKKSTRARLVFRVNIPRPDGSVLTLQTPSSSILCTQPAGVPEILKKSLHSCSVRGGEEVFIIGKNFLKDTKVIFHENVSDEKSWKAEAEIDMELFHQNHLIVKVPPYQNQSITSSVCVGIYVVTNAGRSHDVQPFTYTSDSAKNDVPVKKETPSSVKTCSFDEQIKVLDDALMPSILPLVKREDVTPMEVTSNLQSSGVFKTGDMCSAQQNPDMTVGHLNKNRPFPNNLSQPAGDPDKGQAPVFTNTEPLSTIQKQDIAPTSSFSVPADSLLQQGSQQFLLEPREGLGQERPGSGPGAVGRLCGEPAPQQQQLPLFPQDEVIQLEEAVRQLKAKGFCNLPLQSDNSMAKQQQQHIQHQQQIQKQQIQQQHQQIQQQQQLQHQQVLENLQQQLFQSQIQLQCGMFQDASQGKNAEQQGSSQGAVQNQGSLFQQAQQQQQQQQQQQQQHQQQQQQQQQQQQQQQAALFQQASDLLSIQTNFLQQTPSHPSSPMFHNPSSLAETQDPQGGLFQKVSQEQVQAALFQNTMTVLQSPDQQPSTPGLFLPQTSLPSQLTTSSAQQQQQQQQQQQQQQQQQQQQLAFLSALQTPAPEPQSVFQAQTQLSPIQQRSPMEQQQPSQPQPHTQPAQQPSLFQNISPHPSANALSPGQQQQQQAGLLFCSNPLSAPDQASSLLFSSQGQMPPLTSSSLVSQETQNPSLLFSQASMVTVNQQDRSEPMALGNPTDPRQQVMFQEQQPMQLGSSSNNRQEQPVGLFMPQSNMASLQGGLAAQELAQSAMFASQNGVANLQTTTSSPVQQPGTLFQTAVSGSINQPSQPQQPGLFIFGIQNECGQLMTSPGNTLSDQIIAISQSGQNQRESDAHIQSLLSQSLSQSGSVQNSMSASQNMEKIDDLLVSLQESGSNLTRSY; translated from the exons ATGCCCTCTGACTTTATCTCCCTTTTCAGCGGGGACCTCGACCTGAATGCTCCCAGATCCTTGTACTCAAAAG AATCGGCGTATGACCTTCTTCCCAGAGAGCTACAGTTACCTTCTTCCACTCAGCAGAACCCAAAAGCCATGAGTCAAAAGAGCGGCGGAGAGGCAGGGCCTCCCCCTTCAGCTGATCTAGCATCAG ATGCCATGTCCTCTTCTATGACCATGGAAGGCCCCCGCAGTGCTTTTCCCACCTCTTCCAGCTCCGGCATCCATTCCAGTACTTCCGCCAGTGACCAGAACCAAGTTCACAGCAACAATGTTGACCAAGAGGACACCAGGAATAGCAGAGTGGTACCAGAGGCTGTCGGAGCAGAACGTGGGAATAGTAACGGCAGCAGTGGCGGTAACTGCAGGGGTAGCAGCGAGttgggaggaggaagaggcgcAACATCCCAGGACGCCCAGTCACATCACCAGATGACCCCATCTAAGCGACGCACCGTATTGAACATCTCTCCACCTCCACAAGACCTGCTTGATGATAGCCGTATGTCTTGCCAGGATGAAGCCTCCCTGGACTCCGAGCAGAGTAGCAGTATGTGGATGGATGACTCTCTCTCCAACTTCAGTATCACAAGCGCTGTGTCTTACAATGACAACACAGAGGTGCCACGGAAGTCCCGCAAACGGACCCCTCGCCAGAGGCCTGGTCCTAGGTCTGTGCCTGCAGAGGAAGCCAGCATGGACGTGTTTGATGCAGACAGTGCCAAAGGTCCACACTTTGTCTTGTCACAGCTCGGCCCTGACAACAAGACTGGACCAAAAGGAAG CTCTGATGATCATCAGACAGCTAAACAGAAAGTAGGAACCCTTTCAATGCAATACCCACAGAAGAGTGAGGGGAAGGAGCTGAAGATCCTCGTCCAGCCTGAGACTCAGCACAGAGCCCGCTATCTGACTGAAGGCAGCAGAGGATCAGTGAAGGACCGCACTCAGCAGGGCTTCCCTACCGTAAag CTGGAGGGAGTGAATGAGCCAGtggttttgcaggtgtttgtggGAAACGATACTGGCCGTGTGAAGCCTCATGGATTTTACCAAGCTTGCAGGGTGACCGGCCGCAACACTACAGCCTGCAAAGAGGTGGACATTGATGGCACAACCGTCATCGAGGTGTCCCTTGATCCAAGCACCAGCATGACACTAGC GGTTGACTGTGTTGGAATCTTAAAGCTCCGTAATGCCGACGTCGAGGCTCGCATTGGTGTGGCAGGGtcgaagaagaagagcacacgGGCTCGGCTGGTGTTTCGGGTCAACATCCCCCGTCCAGATGGTTCAGTGCTCACATTACAGACTCCCTCTTCTTCAATCCTGTGCA CTCAGCCTGCAGGAGTGCCTGAAATCCTGAAGAAGTCACTTCACAGTTGCTCAgtgaggggaggagaagaggtCTTTATTATTGGCAAAAACTTTCTTAAAGACACCAAAGTCATATTCCACGAGAATGTTTCTG ATGAGAAGTCGTGGAAAGCAGAGGCTGAAATTGACATGGAGCTGTTTCACCAG AATCACTTGATAGTGAAGGTTCCTCCATACCAGAACCAATCCATCACctcttcagtgtgtgtgggaATCTATGTGGTGACGAATGCTGGGAGATCTCATGATGTTCAGCCTTTCACCTACACTTCAGATTCAG CAAAAAATGATGTTCCTGTGAAGAAAGAGACGCCCTCGTCTGTGAAGACTTGTTCATTTGATGAACAAATTAAAG TTCTAGATGATGCGCTGATGCCTTCAATCTTGCCTTTAGTGAAGAGAGAAGATGTCACTCCAATGGAGGTCACCAGCAACCTCCAATCCTCTGGTGTATTTAAG ACTGGTGACATGTGTTCAGCCCAGCAGAACCCAGACATGACTGTAGGCCatctaaataaaaatagacCATTCCCCAACAACCTGTCTCAGCCTGCAGGCGACCCTGACAAAGGCCAGGCTCCTGTTTTTACCAACACAGAGCCCTTAAGCACAATCCAGAAGCAGGACATTGCACCCACCAGCTCGTTCTCTGTGCCCGCTGACTCCCTGCTCCAGCAAGGCTCACAGCAGTTCCTCCTGGAGCCCAGAGAGGGCCTCGGGCAGGAGAGGCCCGGCAGCGGCCCCGGAGCGGTGGGGAGGCTGTGTGGAGAACCAGCacctcaacagcagcagctgccacTGTTCCCCCAAGACGAGGTGATCCAGCTGGAGGAGGCAGTGAGGCAACTTAAAGCCAAAGGGTTCTGTAACTTACCACTTCAGTCTGACAACTCAATGgccaaacagcagcaacaacacatcCAGCACCAACAACAGATCCAGAAACAGCAAATTCAGCAGCAACATCAACAAAttcagcaacagcaacagcttcaacatcagcagGTTTTGGAgaatttacagcagcagcttttTCAGTCACAGATTCAGTTGCAGTGTGGCATGTTTCAGGATGCCTCTCAGGGCAAGAATGCAGAACAGCAGGGCTCATCACAAGGAGCGGTGCAAAACCAGGGGAGTCTTTTCCAACaggcccaacagcagcaacagcagcagcagcagcagcagcagcaacaccagcagcagcagcagcagcagcaacagcagcaacagcagcaacaagcagCTCTCTTTCAGCAGGCGAGTGACCTGCTCTCTATTCAGACCAACTTCCTCCAGCAGACACCCTCACACCCTTCATCACCCATGTTCCACAATCCCAGTTCTTTGGCTGAAACACAAGATCCACAGGGGGGCTTGTTTCAGAAAGTCTCTCAGGAGCAGGTCCAGGCTGCTCTCTTCCAAAACACCATGACAGTACTACAGTCTCCAGACCAGCAGCCTTCAACCCCCGGACTTTTCCTCCCTCAGACGTCCCTGCCCTCTCAGCTTACAACCAGTAGTGctcagcaacagcagcaacaacagcagcagcagcagcagcagcagcagcagcagcagcagcagctggccTTCCTCAGTGCTCTACAAACTCCTGCCCCTGAACCACAATCAGTATTTCAGGCTCAGACCCAGCTCTCCCCCATCCAGCAGCGAAGCCCaatggagcagcagcagccctcCCAACCTCAGCCCCACACACAGCCGGCCCAGCAGCCTTCCCTGTTCCAGAACATCTCCCCACATCCATCTGCAAACGCACTCTCTCCAggccaacagcagcaacagcaagcTGGCCTGCTGTTCTGCAGCAACCCCCTGTCCGCTCCGGACCAGGCCTCCAGCCTCCTATTCAGCAGCCAGGGTCAGATGCCACCACTGACCAGCAGCAGTCTAGTTTCCCAAGAGACCCAAAACCCCTCTCTGCTCTTTTCCCAAGCCAGCATGGTGACAGTAAACCAGCAGGATCGCTCTGAGCCCATGGCCTTAGGGAACCCCACCGATCCACGACAGCAAGTCATGTTTCAGGAGCAACAGCCGATGCAGCTGGGAAGCAGCTCAAACAACCGTCAGGAGCAACCTGTGGGCCTCTTTATGCCTCAATCTAACATGGCCTCACTGCAGGGGGGACTGGCTGCTCAGGAGCTGGCACAGTCAGCCATGTTTGCTTCACAGAACGGCGTGGCAAACCTCCAGACGACCACCTCCTCCCCTGTTCAACAGCCAGGGACTCTGTTTCAGACCGCTGTCAGTGGGAGCATCAATCAGCCCAGCCAGCCACAACAACCTGGCCTCTTCATTTTTGGGATTCAGAACG AATGCGGCCAGCTAATGACCAGTCCTGGAAACACACTGTCGGATCAGATTATAGCTATCAGCCAGTCTGGTCAGAACCAAAGAGAGAGTGATGCACACATCCAGTCCCTGCTCAGCCAGTCCCTGTCTCAGTCTGGGTCTGTGCAGAACAGCATGAGTGCCTCTCAGAACATGGAGAAGATCGACGACTTGCTGGTCAGCCTGCAGGAGTCGGGCAGCAACTTAACTCGTTCATACTAA